The Coffea arabica cultivar ET-39 chromosome 3c, Coffea Arabica ET-39 HiFi, whole genome shotgun sequence genome contains a region encoding:
- the LOC140037807 gene encoding uncharacterized mitochondrial protein AtMg00310-like yields the protein MNNIKEANSGKYLELPLVIIGSKKQVFAYIVDKARSKMQGWKHNLLSYAGKEVLLKSVIMALPTYTMSCCRLPKGLCAKICGHMAKFWRGQNEEERKVQWIRWEKITQVKGNGGLGFRELEHFISALLAKQLWRHLLQLELIVSKVLGAKYKLSQTGWEGEAPRNASWVWRSICSSCSVLQKGMWKGVGDGTTINIWRDK from the coding sequence ATGAACAACATCAAAGAGGCAAACAGTGGCAAATACTTGGAACTCCCCTTAGTGATAATAGGATCAAAAAAGCAAGTCTTCGCCTACATTGTTGATAAAGCAAGATCCAAAATGCAAGGATGGAAGCACAATTTACTCAGCTATGCCGGGAAAGAGGTACTTCTCAAGTCGGTCATTATGGCATTACCCACTTACACAATGTCATGTTGCAGGTTACCTAAAGGATTGTGTGCAAAAATATGTGGCCACATGGCAAAATTCTGGAGAGgccaaaatgaagaggaaaggaaGGTGCAATGGATAAGATGGGAGAAAATCACACAGGTGAAAGGAAATGGAGGCCTGGGATTCAGGGAATTGGAGCATTTTATTAGTGCTTTATTAGCAAAACAACTATGGAGACACTTACTGCAGCTAGAATTAATAGTGAGTAAGGTGCTAGGAGCGAAGTACAAACTATCGCAAACAGGCTGGGAAGGAGAAGCTCCAAGGAATGCATCTTGGGTATGGAGAAGTATTTGCAGTTCTTGCTCGGTGCTGCAAAAAGGAATGTGGAAGGGAGTGGGAGATGGGACTACTATAAACATATGGAGGGACAAATGA